From Longimicrobium sp., a single genomic window includes:
- a CDS encoding isoprenyl transferase has product MSSSDLLQQIRTGGEIPRHVAIIMDGNGRWAKQRSRPRTFGHRAGMRAVREVVEASADAGVEVLTLYAFSQENWGRPPAEVSALMALLELYVRREREDLRGKGVEVHMIGEVDRLSPRTRRAMESLVDHTAGGRRLRLNLAISYGSRTEIVNAARRLAERVLDGTLVPGEIDEKLFAQQLYTASDPDPDLLIRTSGEMRISNFMLWQLAYSEIHVTPVLWPDFTREHLFGAIRDFQRRERRFGRVLAS; this is encoded by the coding sequence ATGTCCAGCAGCGACCTCCTCCAGCAGATCCGCACCGGCGGAGAGATCCCCCGGCACGTGGCCATCATCATGGATGGCAACGGCAGGTGGGCGAAGCAGCGGAGCCGCCCGCGCACCTTTGGGCACCGCGCCGGGATGCGTGCCGTGCGCGAGGTGGTGGAGGCCTCCGCCGATGCCGGGGTGGAGGTGCTGACGCTGTACGCCTTCTCGCAGGAGAACTGGGGCCGCCCGCCGGCCGAGGTCTCCGCGCTGATGGCGCTGCTGGAGCTGTACGTGCGCCGCGAACGGGAGGACCTGCGCGGCAAGGGCGTGGAGGTGCACATGATCGGCGAGGTGGACCGCCTGTCGCCGCGCACCCGCCGCGCCATGGAGTCGCTGGTGGACCACACGGCCGGCGGGCGGCGGCTGCGGCTGAACCTGGCCATCTCGTACGGCTCGCGCACCGAGATCGTGAACGCCGCGCGCCGCCTGGCCGAGCGCGTCCTGGACGGCACGCTCGTCCCCGGCGAGATCGACGAGAAGCTCTTCGCCCAGCAGCTGTACACCGCGAGCGACCCCGATCCCGACCTCCTGATCCGCACCTCCGGCGAGATGAGGATCTCCAACTTCATGCTCTGGCAGCTCGCCTACTCCGAGATCCACGTGACCCCCGTGCTCTGGCCCGACTTCACGCGCGAGCACCTCTTCGGCGCCATCCGCGACTTCCAGCGCCGGGAGCGCCGCTTCGGGCGCGTGCTGGCGAGCTGA
- the frr gene encoding ribosome recycling factor — MPSLDKARQRMESALEALRREFASVRTGKASPALLDSIRVEAYGSKVPLNQVGTVAAPEPRLLTITPWDKSLLKEIDRGLRESDLGLNPSNDGSIIRIPIPALTEERRREFVKHLHKMAEEARVAVRQARKDANDEVKASQKKEGLSEDDVRREQDKVQKLTDQYIGKVEEILKHKEAEVMEV, encoded by the coding sequence ATGCCCAGTCTGGATAAGGCCCGCCAGCGGATGGAGAGCGCCCTGGAAGCGCTGCGCCGCGAGTTCGCCAGCGTGCGCACCGGCAAGGCGTCGCCGGCGCTGCTGGACTCGATCCGCGTGGAGGCGTACGGGAGCAAGGTGCCGCTGAACCAGGTGGGAACGGTGGCGGCGCCCGAGCCGCGCCTCCTCACCATCACGCCGTGGGACAAGAGCCTGCTGAAGGAGATCGACCGCGGGCTGCGCGAGAGCGACCTGGGGCTGAACCCGTCCAACGACGGGAGCATCATCCGCATCCCCATCCCGGCGCTGACCGAGGAGCGCCGCCGCGAGTTCGTGAAGCACCTCCACAAGATGGCGGAGGAGGCCCGCGTGGCGGTGCGGCAGGCGCGCAAGGACGCCAACGACGAGGTCAAGGCCAGCCAGAAGAAGGAAGGCCTCTCCGAGGACGACGTCCGCCGCGAGCAGGACAAGGTGCAGAAGCTCACCGACCAGTACATCGGCAAGGTCGAGGAGATCCTGAAGCACAAGGAAGCCGAGGTGATGGAGGTCTGA
- the pyrH gene encoding UMP kinase → MSAAGELGSVAPGEGVDGLKYRRVLLKISGEALAGDQRFGISPPVVDRITEEIKHVHDMGVALGLVIGGGNIVRGTAASAEGMDRVNADYMGMLATIINALAMQDVLERKGVHTRVLTAIRLEQLAEPYVRRRAMRHLEKGRVVIFAGGTGNPYFSTDTAAVLRGIEMEADVIIKATKVDGIYSSDPKKNADAVFIPEITYLDALSRELGVMDAAGLSLCKENDIPILVLNLDKRRAVADAINGERIGTLVHSKAPALDSEPEPTPT, encoded by the coding sequence GTGAGCGCCGCCGGCGAGCTGGGATCGGTCGCCCCCGGCGAGGGGGTGGATGGTCTGAAGTATCGCCGGGTCCTCCTCAAGATCTCCGGCGAGGCCCTCGCCGGAGATCAGAGGTTCGGGATCTCCCCGCCGGTGGTGGACCGCATCACGGAGGAGATCAAGCACGTCCACGACATGGGCGTGGCCCTCGGCCTGGTGATCGGCGGGGGGAACATCGTCCGCGGGACGGCGGCCAGCGCCGAAGGCATGGACCGCGTCAACGCGGACTACATGGGGATGCTGGCCACCATCATCAACGCCCTGGCGATGCAGGACGTCCTGGAGCGCAAGGGCGTGCACACGCGCGTGCTGACGGCGATCCGCCTGGAGCAGCTGGCCGAGCCCTACGTGCGCCGCCGCGCCATGCGGCACCTGGAGAAGGGGCGCGTGGTGATCTTTGCCGGGGGCACGGGAAACCCGTACTTCTCCACCGACACCGCGGCGGTGCTGCGCGGCATCGAGATGGAGGCGGACGTCATCATCAAGGCGACCAAGGTGGACGGCATCTACTCGTCCGACCCCAAGAAGAACGCCGACGCCGTCTTCATCCCGGAGATCACCTACCTGGACGCGCTCTCGCGCGAGCTGGGGGTAATGGATGCGGCGGGGCTCTCGCTGTGCAAGGAGAACGACATCCCCATCCTGGTGCTGAACCTGGACAAGCGCCGCGCGGTGGCCGACGCCATCAACGGCGAGAGGATCGGAACGCTGGTCCACTCGAAGGCGCCGGCGCTGGACAGCGAGCCGGAACCCACACCCACCTGA
- the tsf gene encoding translation elongation factor Ts: protein MSFTAQDVKALRDRTGAGMMECKTALTEAGGDQEKAIDLLRTRGAAKAAKRAEREATEGAVGAYIHMGGKIGVMVEVGCETDFVARNDTFQALVRDIAMHIAAAAPTSVSRDQISAEVLERERNVYREQMRESGKPEHIWDKIVDGKVEKFYAESVLLEQPFVKNPDQTVGEMITHVSGTTGEKIEVRRFTRYQLGEQ from the coding sequence ATGAGCTTCACTGCCCAGGACGTAAAGGCGCTCCGCGACCGTACCGGCGCGGGGATGATGGAGTGCAAGACCGCCCTCACCGAGGCCGGCGGCGACCAGGAGAAGGCGATCGACCTGCTGCGCACGCGCGGCGCGGCCAAGGCCGCCAAGCGCGCCGAGCGCGAGGCCACCGAGGGCGCGGTGGGCGCCTACATCCACATGGGTGGCAAGATCGGCGTGATGGTGGAGGTCGGGTGCGAGACGGACTTCGTGGCCCGCAACGACACCTTCCAGGCGCTGGTGCGCGACATCGCCATGCACATCGCGGCGGCGGCGCCCACCTCCGTGTCGCGCGACCAGATCTCGGCCGAGGTGCTGGAGCGCGAGCGCAACGTGTACCGCGAGCAGATGCGCGAGAGCGGGAAACCGGAGCACATCTGGGACAAGATCGTGGACGGCAAGGTGGAGAAGTTCTACGCGGAGAGCGTGCTCCTGGAGCAGCCCTTCGTCAAGAACCCGGACCAGACGGTGGGGGAGATGATCACCCACGTCTCCGGCACGACGGGCGAGAAGATCGAGGTGCGCCGCTTCACCCGCTACCAGCTGGGCGAGCAGTGA